A stretch of Treponema vincentii F0403 DNA encodes these proteins:
- a CDS encoding class I SAM-dependent DNA methyltransferase yields the protein MDTAYFDSKAETWDARSARALRAEKIYNGIIAELYMNPGDHVLDFGCGTGLLGFQFIDAAGTVTFADTSSGMLEQVRKKAASLQGGKVKILDLTKHDVAETYNIIVSLLALHHIEDVEGTVYNLASHVGENGYICFSDLDLEDGSFHYPEVAPHNGIDRTVITDALRKGGMDIICNKTVYTEEKIIDGTVKTYPIFLIIGKRVG from the coding sequence ATGGATACGGCTTATTTCGATTCAAAAGCGGAAACATGGGACGCGCGTAGTGCACGTGCATTGCGCGCGGAAAAAATATACAACGGCATCATCGCTGAGTTGTATATGAATCCCGGCGATCATGTCCTTGATTTCGGCTGCGGAACGGGGCTGCTCGGTTTTCAGTTTATCGATGCAGCCGGAACCGTAACCTTTGCCGACACATCTTCCGGTATGCTGGAGCAAGTACGTAAAAAAGCGGCATCGCTGCAAGGCGGTAAAGTAAAAATCCTTGATTTAACGAAACATGATGTTGCTGAAACATACAATATTATTGTTTCGCTGCTGGCACTGCATCATATCGAAGATGTAGAGGGAACGGTTTACAATTTAGCTTCCCATGTCGGCGAAAACGGCTACATCTGTTTTTCAGATCTCGATCTTGAAGACGGCAGCTTTCATTATCCCGAAGTAGCCCCCCATAACGGAATAGACCGCACGGTTATTACGGATGCGCTCCGTAAGGGCGGTATGGATATTATATGCAATAAAACCGTGTATACTGAAGAAAAAATTATTGACGGTACCGTAAAAACATATCCCATTTTTTTAATCATAGGGAAGAGGGTAGGGTAA
- a CDS encoding HD domain-containing protein — translation MDINRDTAVGLLNQYVTTEHIMAHSFAVEAVMRALAKRLAPAEEELWGITGLLHDLDIDVSHWQEHPERHGPVTVELLKEHNFGCEEMYNAIIAHNPDTGVVPQTLFEKALFAADPITGFITAVTLVYPDKKIASVKVKSIVKKMKAAGFAAGADRGAMMSIENIGIPFPEFAELSLTAMCGIADKLGL, via the coding sequence ATGGATATTAATAGAGACACCGCAGTAGGATTGCTCAATCAGTATGTTACAACCGAGCATATCATGGCTCATTCGTTCGCCGTTGAAGCCGTTATGCGAGCCCTTGCAAAGCGGCTTGCTCCTGCCGAGGAAGAATTGTGGGGAATTACGGGGTTACTTCACGATTTGGACATAGATGTTTCCCACTGGCAGGAGCACCCCGAACGGCACGGCCCCGTAACCGTTGAGCTTTTAAAAGAACATAATTTCGGCTGTGAGGAAATGTACAACGCCATTATTGCTCATAACCCCGATACGGGTGTCGTACCGCAAACGCTGTTTGAAAAAGCACTCTTTGCTGCCGACCCAATTACCGGATTTATCACCGCTGTTACGCTTGTGTATCCCGATAAAAAGATTGCGAGCGTTAAGGTTAAATCCATCGTCAAGAAAATGAAAGCAGCCGGATTTGCAGCAGGGGCAGATAGAGGAGCGATGATGTCGATAGAAAATATCGGCATACCGTTTCCGGAATTTGCGGAATTATCGCTTACTGCGATGTGCGGTATTGCCGATAAGCTCGGGCTCTAG
- a CDS encoding TetR/AcrR family transcriptional regulator, with the protein MAKFRRQSKSSRMAEIQEAAKKVFLTKGFRYTTMEDVVKNTTLSKGGVYQYYKTTKAILFDIMQNGNYFRYERTEKIVQESENTESLAEVITQACMAKLFDELPEKKLYLMFLAEIPYDRDYEALYFQLETQAFELFIKNLHYPPQQEREIMDIIRNKEYFLFKIFHGMLVMHELFSDKDVFNQNKEKIRAMILTAIQNFFDRYPNLLNR; encoded by the coding sequence ATGGCTAAGTTTAGACGGCAGTCAAAGTCCTCGCGTATGGCGGAGATACAGGAAGCTGCAAAAAAAGTATTTTTGACGAAAGGTTTCCGCTATACGACGATGGAGGATGTGGTAAAAAACACAACGCTTTCCAAGGGCGGTGTCTACCAATATTATAAAACGACAAAAGCCATCCTGTTCGATATTATGCAAAACGGAAACTATTTCCGGTATGAGCGTACGGAAAAAATCGTACAGGAATCGGAGAATACCGAATCGCTTGCCGAAGTTATAACGCAAGCGTGTATGGCAAAACTTTTTGACGAACTGCCCGAAAAAAAACTCTATCTGATGTTTTTAGCGGAAATCCCTTATGACCGCGACTATGAAGCTTTGTATTTCCAATTGGAAACGCAGGCCTTTGAGCTTTTTATAAAAAACTTACATTATCCTCCTCAACAAGAGCGGGAAATTATGGATATCATCCGGAATAAAGAGTATTTTCTGTTTAAAATTTTTCACGGTATGCTGGTGATGCACGAATTATTCAGCGATAAGGATGTGTTTAATCAAAATAAAGAAAAAATCCGCGCGATGATTCTTACCGCAATACAGAACTTTTTTGACCGGTATCCGAATTTGCTCAATCGATGA